The window CCCCGGCCCAATTAGTAAGAGAGAATCTCGCATTCGATGTTTGGGAAGATCCAAAGGGAAAGCTTCCGAGGCTGTTATTTTCCCATCCGGATTATTCTACGGAGAATGTTGATCTAAATGATAGAGAAATAGTTGAGCTTAAGAATGGTGAGTTAAATATTCTAAGCCCAATAAAATTAAAAAAATCATCTAAATCTGAAGGGTGATGTATGAAAACAAAGTCAGCAGTATTTATATTTTTGTTTCTTTTCATTGCATGTGTCTTTCCAGCGAGTGCTTTGAGTGAGCCAAAGCCATTTCTCTGGGGTAACGTCATATGGAATACGGGATCTCAAGCAATTGGTATTGAGGTGCAACTTATTCAAGTTTCAGCAAAATCTGAAGTTGCAAAGACTTATACAAACGAAGAAGGCTATTATGCATTTTATGGAATAAAAGGAAAAGCGGCCGATTATTCTTTACAAGTGTATGACGGTAAAACTGTAAGGGGCAGCAAGGTATTAGGTAACTTACCAATTGGTGGGCAAGCGCCTGACATCATAATTAAGTAATGTAATCACTATGTATGTGTTATGCCCCGCCTAAATACAGGCAATGCCTATCCTATTCTAAAAGAAGTATATTATATAGGCAGACAGCAATCGTCGGAGGGAAATGAGGTAAAGAACGTACTTGTTAAACACGGCAATGAATGGCATGGGCCCGACCGATTCAACAAACAGGACTGTCTATTATTATAATACGACAAATCCTGCGGCAGTTCTTAATTCTCTTAGGATTTATGGCAATGATATTATTCGTTGGCTTAAGTTAATGACAATTAAAAAGGAGACACGGCATATGAGCACTTTAAGATTAACATATTTCAAACTATCAATTAGTTATATAATTGTTTTTATGATTGTATTGGTTACTAATATGATAGGTTGTATAAGTACTGTACAAAAAGATGTAATTGAAAAATCTTATATGAATGAACCCATTAAAGATCCTAATTGCCATCTTTTAGGGGATCTCTTTACAGATAAAACACATAATTTTCAATTGACCTTGCCTAACACAAAATGGACTATTGAACCAACTAACGAGGACGACGGAAACGGAAATAGTACTCTGGTTGCTGAATTAGGGCGGAAAGGTTATGATGATTTTTGGGCCGGCATATATGTAGCTACTTTTAACGTAAAAGATTTGGATAGGTTTGCTGGTGGCATGGTCGGTGAGTATAATCCCGACATGGCTAAATATACATATATTGCAGGCAAGCCTGCTTTGTGGACATCCAAGATTGTGGATTCAGATAATTATAAAGTTAAAACAATAATATACCAATTTGTAAATGATGGAATAGGTTATATGATCAGCATTGCTTACCTTACTCAATGGTCTATCGATGAAACGTTTATGACGGAGATTGACGATCTTCTGGACTCTTTTACCTTTTTGAACAAAGAATATAAAAATGGAGAGTTGCAGATAACGGCCGGTGGAGAGATAGGAAAAGGCAAATTAAATAATGTTGCCGTACTCGACATGATTACTCTGCAATCCGGCAAACCAAATCAAATAACAATTGCTCTTACAAATGAATTACAGAATGCTCTTGTAAAAACCGGAAAGGTTGAATGCCTGGATAGAAGAAACATAGAAAAAGTATTTCAAGAGCATAAACTACAGCAAAGCAATATGGTCTCAGGAGATGTAGCTATAACATATGGAAATCTAATCGGTGCCGAATATCTGATAAGCAGTAATTTAGGCCAAATGGGAGAAAGCTCTGTTATCTATATCCAGATTACTGAGGTGAAGAGCGGGAAAATCCTGAAAACAGTAAGTTCGCGTTGTAGAAAATGCAATGATAATAAATTATTAAGCACTGTTTCAAAATTAGCGGCAAAACTAACTTTTTAAGATGATACTATTATTTTAAAGGAGTCAGTGGATATGCAAAAATATAGATTTTCTTATTTTGAAAAATCAATTGGCTATACGATTATTTTTATTATTGTTATAGCACTGTGTGCCAATATCATAAGTTGTATGAATGTCACGCAAAAAAATACTGCCAAGGAAAAACTTATACAAAACAACCCTAACACAGTGGAATTTCCCAATGAACAAGAATATCAACTTTCCGGCAACATTTATACAAATAACACATACAATTTTCAAGTGACCTTGCCTAACACAAATTGGACTATTGAATCAAAAAGAGAGACAATCGGCAATGGTATTCAAATTGCTGTATTAAAACGGAAAGGATACGCCGGATTCCTTTCTTCTGTTAATATTAGCAGGAATCACCAGGAGAATTTGGAAAAATTTGCAGGTGCTGGCAGGCATCGTCCTGATGCGGCAAAATATACGTATATTGCTGGAAAGCAGGCTTTCTTTACATCACAACTCAGGGATTATGGAAGTTATAAAATGGTATTAGATATGTACAAGTTTGTAAATAATAAGAAAGGGTACATTTTCGGCGTTGGTTACCTCCCTCAATGGTCTGGCGATGAACTATTCATGACTGAGATTGATGATCTTTTAAACTCTTTTATTTTTTTAAGTGAAGGTGATAAAAATGCTGAATTGCAGATTGTTGCTTACGGAAAGATAGGGAAAGGCAAATTAAACAATGTTGCAGTACTCAGTATGGCTGATCTGCAATCTGACGACCAAAATGAAAAAACAAATGTTCTCACAAATGAATTGCAGGATGCTCTTGTAAAAACCGGAAAGTTTGAATGCCTGGATAGAAGAAATATAGAAAAAGTATTTCAAGAGCATAAACTACAGCAAAGTGGTGTGGTTTCGGGGGATACGGCTATAAAATTTGGCAATCTGATCGGAGCTAAATATCTGGTAAGCAGTAATTTGGGCCAAATGGGAGAAACATCTGTTATCTATATCCAGATTACTGAGGTGGAGAACGGGAAAATCCTGAAAACAGTAAGTTCGCGTTGTAGAAAATGCAATGATGATATGCTGTTTAATACAATTTCAAATTTAGTAATTAAACTAATTGCTTTTAAATAAACTACGGGCTATGCCCGTGCGATCCTAAAAGGTTCGACCGTTCCGGCGGGGAAGAAAATAAGGCATAGGTCCTTCCTCAGTCCGGAAGAATTGGCTGGGGAGAATTGGACTATTTTATAATGGTAAGGCTCACTTAATAAAACCGATCCGACCCCCAAACACCCTGCGGCCGATTATCGTTATAACGAGAGTGAAGTTTGCTTATATGGCAAAGGCTATCGTGCCGTTGTTTTCCATTCCGGCGCTTAATGGAAAAGTCAATGAGAAGATTATATTGAAAGCACCGGAAATAAAATAACCGGGTGGGGAAATTAAGTTATAACAAAAAACTATCCATTTTTTACCAATCTGTATGCTATCTGTGGGTACCTTTGTATTATGTAACGTAAGTATTTACCTAAAAAACAGATTTTCACTCTTTATGAGAAGATAACATATTTAAAAAATAGCGATTAATATAAAATGATTATTATAAAGGAGGATAAGAGAATGAAGGTGCTCAAAAATATAACTCAAAATATTTTATGGAAAAATATTTTAAGATGGATCTTGGTGGTATCGGTATTTATGTTTCTTGTTCCGGGGGCAGGCTATGCAGAAGATAAATACTGGGTCAGAGTTTCAAGCTTTTGGTATCACGACTCTAACTGGAATCCA is drawn from Pseudomonadota bacterium and contains these coding sequences:
- a CDS encoding penicillin-binding protein activator LpoB — encoded protein: MSTLRLTYFKLSISYIIVFMIVLVTNMIGCISTVQKDVIEKSYMNEPIKDPNCHLLGDLFTDKTHNFQLTLPNTKWTIEPTNEDDGNGNSTLVAELGRKGYDDFWAGIYVATFNVKDLDRFAGGMVGEYNPDMAKYTYIAGKPALWTSKIVDSDNYKVKTIIYQFVNDGIGYMISIAYLTQWSIDETFMTEIDDLLDSFTFLNKEYKNGELQITAGGEIGKGKLNNVAVLDMITLQSGKPNQITIALTNELQNALVKTGKVECLDRRNIEKVFQEHKLQQSNMVSGDVAITYGNLIGAEYLISSNLGQMGESSVIYIQITEVKSGKILKTVSSRCRKCNDNKLLSTVSKLAAKLTF
- a CDS encoding penicillin-binding protein activator LpoB; the encoded protein is MQKYRFSYFEKSIGYTIIFIIVIALCANIISCMNVTQKNTAKEKLIQNNPNTVEFPNEQEYQLSGNIYTNNTYNFQVTLPNTNWTIESKRETIGNGIQIAVLKRKGYAGFLSSVNISRNHQENLEKFAGAGRHRPDAAKYTYIAGKQAFFTSQLRDYGSYKMVLDMYKFVNNKKGYIFGVGYLPQWSGDELFMTEIDDLLNSFIFLSEGDKNAELQIVAYGKIGKGKLNNVAVLSMADLQSDDQNEKTNVLTNELQDALVKTGKFECLDRRNIEKVFQEHKLQQSGVVSGDTAIKFGNLIGAKYLVSSNLGQMGETSVIYIQITEVENGKILKTVSSRCRKCNDDMLFNTISNLVIKLIAFK